Proteins co-encoded in one Synechococcus elongatus PCC 6301 genomic window:
- a CDS encoding ABC transporter ATP-binding protein, producing the protein MFSSTSLQKHASYNLLWPYLRPQTKTIVQALLCTLVFTAFWPILAFLAGQMVNLLVQGKVWELARLAAITIVGFLIHKAAQYGQDSLMAKAALQIAYNLRVNTYRHIQSLSLSYFEKAKTGDLTYRMTEDIDRVGEVVNKVFHDATPSILQLIVVLSYMIYLNWTLTLAILVIAPIMGFLVGWFGQQMLVFPRRSQSRISNLSSLLTEVFSGIRLVRAFAAEPYEIERFSREAERNREARYRTAWLRAIQYPVIGFLQAASILFIVVLGSWQISTGQLNGPNLGSYVAAIAMLIDPIVHLIDNFNEFKQGQASLDRIDELLSIEPAVQEDPQSRMLPPITGKVEFRQVSFSYRSDSAPVLRQLNLTVEPGEAVALVGASGAGKSTLVNLIPRFYDPQDGEILVDGIPIRSVTLGSLRRQIGIVPQETILFSGTIAQNIAFGQRQFDRAAVEEAARIANAHQFISQMPDGYDTWVGERGVNLSGGQRQRLAIARAVLLDPRILILDEATSALDSESETLVQEALERVMQGRTVFIIAHRLATVRNASRILVMERGQIVEAGNHDALLAEAGRYARYYAQQFRA; encoded by the coding sequence GTGTTCTCCTCAACCTCCTTGCAGAAGCACGCCAGCTACAACCTCCTTTGGCCTTATCTGCGGCCCCAAACGAAGACCATTGTTCAGGCCTTGCTCTGTACGCTGGTCTTCACGGCATTTTGGCCGATCTTGGCTTTCTTGGCAGGCCAGATGGTCAATCTGCTGGTACAGGGAAAAGTATGGGAACTGGCACGGCTGGCAGCGATCACGATCGTCGGCTTCCTCATCCATAAAGCTGCTCAGTATGGACAAGACTCCTTAATGGCGAAGGCGGCGCTTCAGATCGCCTACAACCTGCGGGTCAATACCTATCGACACATCCAAAGCCTGAGCCTCAGCTACTTCGAGAAGGCCAAAACTGGCGACCTCACCTACCGGATGACCGAGGACATCGATCGCGTTGGGGAAGTCGTCAATAAGGTCTTTCACGATGCGACACCCTCGATCCTGCAGCTGATCGTCGTGCTCAGCTACATGATCTATCTGAACTGGACGCTGACGCTGGCGATCCTAGTGATTGCGCCGATCATGGGTTTCTTGGTCGGCTGGTTTGGGCAGCAAATGTTGGTGTTTCCGCGGCGCAGTCAGTCGCGGATCTCAAACTTATCTTCTCTGCTAACGGAAGTCTTTAGCGGCATTCGTCTGGTGCGGGCCTTTGCTGCGGAACCCTACGAAATCGAGCGCTTCAGCCGCGAGGCCGAGCGTAACCGTGAGGCCCGCTATCGCACGGCTTGGCTGCGGGCCATTCAATATCCCGTCATTGGCTTTCTGCAGGCCGCTAGCATTCTCTTCATTGTCGTGCTGGGCAGTTGGCAGATTTCCACGGGCCAGCTCAACGGGCCAAATTTGGGCAGCTATGTGGCAGCGATCGCCATGTTAATTGACCCGATCGTCCACCTGATCGATAACTTCAACGAGTTCAAGCAGGGGCAGGCTTCCCTTGATCGCATTGATGAACTGCTGAGCATTGAGCCTGCGGTTCAAGAGGATCCCCAGTCACGGATGCTGCCGCCGATTACCGGCAAGGTGGAATTCCGACAGGTGAGCTTCAGCTATCGCAGCGACAGTGCGCCGGTGTTGCGCCAACTCAATCTGACGGTCGAACCAGGTGAAGCGGTTGCCTTGGTTGGGGCTTCAGGTGCGGGCAAATCAACCCTCGTCAATCTGATCCCGCGTTTCTACGACCCGCAGGATGGCGAAATTTTGGTGGATGGCATTCCCATTCGCAGTGTCACCCTCGGCAGTCTGCGGCGACAGATCGGTATCGTCCCCCAAGAGACAATCCTGTTCTCCGGCACGATTGCCCAGAACATTGCCTTTGGTCAGAGGCAGTTCGATCGCGCTGCCGTGGAAGAAGCCGCACGCATTGCCAACGCCCATCAATTCATCAGCCAAATGCCCGATGGCTATGACACATGGGTGGGAGAGCGCGGCGTCAACCTCTCCGGCGGTCAGCGGCAGCGGCTGGCGATCGCCCGCGCGGTCTTGCTGGATCCACGCATTTTAATTCTGGATGAGGCGACTTCGGCGCTTGATTCCGAGTCCGAAACCTTGGTGCAAGAGGCCCTAGAACGGGTGATGCAGGGACGGACGGTCTTTATCATTGCTCACCGTCTGGCTACGGTTCGTAATGCCAGCCGCATCTTGGTGATGGAGCGCGGCCAGATTGTTGAGGCAGGCAATCACGATGCGCTGTTGGCAGAGGCTGGCCGCTATGCGCGATACTACGCACAGCAATTTCGTGCCTGA
- a CDS encoding RNA-binding S4 domain-containing protein → MGTETATIRLDQFLKWMGAAQTGGEAKLYIQDGQVEVSGMVETRRGRQLREGDRVNFAGQVFLVPPLPH, encoded by the coding sequence GTGGGCACGGAAACCGCGACAATTCGCCTCGATCAGTTTCTGAAATGGATGGGAGCCGCCCAAACGGGGGGCGAAGCCAAACTTTACATCCAAGACGGCCAAGTTGAGGTCAGTGGCATGGTAGAAACTCGCCGAGGCCGTCAACTACGGGAGGGCGATCGCGTTAATTTTGCCGGTCAGGTCTTCTTGGTACCACCACTCCCCCACTAG
- a CDS encoding ABC transporter permease codes for MSVDWSESLSMAVKTLRANRLRSALTMLGIIIGNASVITMVGVGQGAQRLASEQFESLGPNVLFIVPGNQDTRRGGLDIPKTLVLADAVAIATQVPTAGEVAPQVSTRQLVTYQGESSTTQVFGVTPSFLTVRSFSVARGRFFSDLDLSRAEQVAVLGSDLAIKLFGVQNPVGASIRIKGASFRVIGVMEPKGSFLGNNQDDAVYLPLTTVSSRILGTTSPYGIEVSFISVAAKDANSIDAAQFQITNLLRQRHRIIREDDFEVRSQKDVLTIVGTVTNGLTLMLSAIAGISLLVGGIGIMNIMLVSVSERTQEIGLRKAIGATQKDILNQFMIEAVILALLGGAIGTGLGITGVTAIALLTPLKAGVSPVAIAITVTISSGIGLFFGVVPARQAARLDPIVALRSA; via the coding sequence ATGAGCGTCGATTGGTCTGAAAGCCTCTCAATGGCGGTCAAAACTCTGCGAGCCAATCGGCTGCGCAGCGCTCTGACCATGCTGGGCATCATCATCGGCAACGCCTCGGTGATCACGATGGTGGGTGTTGGGCAAGGGGCACAACGCCTAGCATCAGAGCAATTCGAGTCCTTGGGGCCGAATGTACTGTTCATCGTGCCGGGCAACCAAGATACGCGGCGCGGCGGCTTGGATATTCCCAAAACCTTGGTTTTGGCTGATGCCGTGGCGATCGCGACTCAAGTACCAACCGCCGGCGAAGTCGCCCCCCAAGTCAGTACCCGCCAGTTGGTGACCTACCAAGGCGAATCGAGCACCACCCAAGTCTTTGGCGTGACGCCTAGCTTCTTGACGGTGCGGAGTTTTAGCGTGGCGCGGGGCCGCTTCTTTAGTGATCTCGATCTCAGTCGGGCGGAACAGGTCGCCGTTCTGGGGAGCGACCTAGCGATAAAGCTGTTTGGCGTCCAAAATCCCGTCGGGGCCAGCATCCGCATCAAGGGAGCCTCCTTCCGCGTCATTGGCGTGATGGAACCCAAGGGTAGCTTTTTGGGCAATAACCAAGATGATGCGGTCTACTTGCCCTTGACCACGGTTTCCAGTCGCATTCTCGGCACCACTTCGCCCTACGGCATTGAAGTCAGCTTTATCTCCGTCGCGGCCAAGGATGCCAACAGCATTGATGCGGCACAGTTTCAAATCACCAACCTGCTACGGCAGCGGCACCGGATTATCCGCGAGGATGATTTTGAGGTGCGATCGCAAAAGGATGTCTTGACGATTGTGGGCACCGTCACCAATGGCCTCACCCTGATGCTGTCTGCGATCGCCGGTATTTCCCTGTTGGTCGGCGGCATCGGCATCATGAACATCATGCTGGTCTCCGTCTCGGAGCGCACCCAAGAAATTGGCCTGCGCAAAGCGATCGGGGCGACCCAAAAAGACATCCTCAATCAGTTCATGATCGAGGCCGTGATTTTGGCCCTGCTAGGCGGTGCGATCGGCACTGGGTTGGGCATTACTGGCGTCACTGCGATCGCCCTACTTACCCCGCTCAAAGCCGGCGTTTCTCCCGTGGCGATCGCGATCACCGTCACGATTTCCAGCGGTATCGGCCTGTTCTTCGGCGTCGTGCCAGCCCGCCAAGCCGCACGTCTCGACCCGATCGTGGCGCTACGCAGCGCCTAG
- a CDS encoding single-stranded DNA-binding protein, giving the protein MNSCILQATVVEAPQLRYTQDNQTPVAEMVVQFPGLSSKDAPARLKVVGWGAVAQELQDRCRLNDEVVLEGRLRINSLLKPDGNREKQTELTVTRVHHLTLDSATGILAQEESEVSYGRSAAASAPVKASPVVTPTAAPDVDYDDIPF; this is encoded by the coding sequence ATGAACAGCTGCATTTTGCAAGCCACCGTGGTGGAAGCCCCGCAACTGCGCTACACCCAAGATAATCAGACCCCCGTTGCAGAAATGGTCGTGCAGTTTCCGGGGCTTAGCAGCAAAGATGCCCCCGCTCGGCTGAAAGTTGTCGGTTGGGGTGCGGTGGCGCAAGAGCTGCAAGATCGCTGTCGGCTCAATGACGAAGTCGTGCTCGAAGGGCGCTTGCGGATCAACTCCTTGCTCAAACCCGACGGCAATCGCGAGAAGCAGACAGAATTGACAGTGACTCGGGTGCACCATCTCACTCTCGATAGCGCCACCGGCATTCTGGCTCAAGAGGAGTCAGAGGTGAGCTATGGCCGCAGCGCTGCTGCTTCAGCGCCCGTCAAAGCGAGTCCAGTTGTGACCCCAACTGCAGCACCCGACGTAGACTACGACGATATTCCTTTCTAG
- a CDS encoding secondary thiamine-phosphate synthase enzyme YjbQ, whose protein sequence is MAQYQQILQLQSQGQGFLNITGAIARIVRESRIQTGLCHLFTRHTSASLIIQENADPDVLHDLAGYFEALVPEAGYESLGGSRRFRAYAHSAEGPDDMPAHIRTVLTRTSEQIPIVEGRLGLGTWQAVYLWEHRDRPHSRQVIVHISGD, encoded by the coding sequence ATGGCACAGTATCAGCAAATTCTGCAGCTTCAGAGCCAAGGCCAAGGCTTCCTCAATATCACTGGGGCGATCGCTCGCATCGTGCGCGAGTCTCGGATTCAGACGGGCCTCTGTCATCTCTTTACTCGGCACACTTCAGCCAGCCTGATCATTCAAGAAAACGCTGACCCCGATGTACTGCACGATCTGGCCGGCTACTTCGAAGCGCTAGTTCCTGAAGCGGGCTACGAATCGTTGGGCGGAAGTCGTCGCTTCCGCGCCTATGCCCACAGCGCCGAAGGCCCTGATGATATGCCGGCCCACATTCGCACTGTACTAACTCGCACCTCTGAGCAAATTCCGATCGTCGAAGGTCGCTTGGGATTGGGCACTTGGCAAGCTGTCTATCTCTGGGAGCATCGCGATCGCCCCCACAGCCGCCAAGTGATTGTCCATATCAGCGGCGACTAG
- a CDS encoding helix-turn-helix domain-containing protein, with protein sequence MAPTEFEAEAAQRALRLAHLLQQLRAAAYQQATEITGLSIGSLSKRKLSQLLGVSPTLINKYENAEIDPWDIRWSLIRQIAHLCGLSLDDFDQALVGEENQSDVTQPSELIEDLQLQLQKLASALEGQHVSVRSVQPEQPISWFGRYLRTLVADEVRESGKTEQALHRQLIAAFPSLNPAITDRFQAVLQGESELTAAEIEVMAAPIAAALSVVIAVPVTASQLRSLLP encoded by the coding sequence ATGGCCCCTACCGAGTTTGAAGCTGAAGCAGCGCAACGGGCACTGCGTCTTGCCCATCTGCTGCAACAGCTTCGCGCCGCTGCTTATCAGCAAGCAACTGAGATCACAGGTCTCTCGATTGGCAGCCTTTCAAAACGGAAACTATCTCAGTTGTTAGGTGTTTCACCGACCCTGATTAATAAGTACGAGAATGCAGAAATTGATCCTTGGGATATTCGCTGGAGTCTGATTCGGCAGATTGCTCATCTGTGTGGCTTGTCGCTGGATGATTTCGATCAAGCCTTGGTGGGTGAAGAGAACCAGAGCGATGTAACTCAGCCCTCGGAGTTGATCGAGGATTTGCAACTTCAGCTTCAGAAGTTGGCTAGCGCCCTCGAAGGTCAACATGTTTCTGTGCGATCGGTGCAGCCTGAGCAGCCAATTTCTTGGTTTGGCCGCTATCTTCGTACCTTGGTTGCCGATGAAGTCCGCGAGTCGGGCAAAACTGAGCAGGCGTTGCACCGTCAGTTGATCGCTGCTTTTCCCTCTTTAAACCCGGCAATTACTGATCGTTTTCAGGCGGTGTTGCAGGGAGAATCCGAGCTGACAGCGGCGGAGATTGAAGTGATGGCAGCCCCGATCGCGGCGGCCCTGTCGGTGGTCATTGCCGTACCGGTGACCGCTAGTCAGTTGCGATCGCTGCTGCCCTAG
- a CDS encoding transporter substrate-binding domain-containing protein — protein MRLSPFTAGLLTLGLGLSYSAAALAQTLRALTTDNYPPFEFRIEETTDRPGVYGFDIELAETIARNLGLKIQFQVGSFEQLLPNLMAGQGDLAIAAISITPERAQRVDFSEPYFEAQDSLVTLNSRLLPADQNLSGLRLGYLQGTVQAQRAAQLKTRYPTLQTKSYVDVTALLKALTTREVDIALVESVVAAIFAQDNAQLVVQKLNGATQERYAIAFPKGSPYRDRFNREIRRLRDSGELTLMLRRWFAAQQ, from the coding sequence ATGCGACTTTCGCCCTTCACGGCTGGCCTGCTGACGCTGGGCCTGGGGCTGAGCTACAGTGCTGCAGCCCTAGCGCAAACGCTCCGCGCCCTGACGACGGATAACTATCCGCCCTTTGAGTTTCGCATCGAAGAAACTACCGATCGCCCTGGGGTATACGGCTTTGATATTGAACTCGCCGAAACGATCGCCCGCAATCTAGGGTTAAAAATTCAGTTTCAGGTGGGTTCCTTCGAACAGCTCTTGCCGAATTTGATGGCTGGACAGGGCGATCTAGCGATCGCGGCGATTTCAATTACCCCTGAGCGAGCCCAGCGGGTAGACTTCTCGGAACCCTATTTCGAAGCCCAAGACAGCTTAGTGACGCTTAATTCGCGATTGCTGCCGGCCGATCAAAATCTGTCTGGATTGAGACTGGGCTATCTCCAAGGGACGGTCCAGGCCCAACGGGCAGCCCAGCTCAAAACTCGTTATCCAACTTTGCAAACTAAAAGTTATGTTGATGTCACGGCTTTGTTAAAAGCATTAACAACACGTGAAGTTGATATCGCCCTTGTGGAATCTGTGGTTGCAGCAATTTTCGCCCAAGATAATGCTCAGCTTGTTGTTCAAAAACTGAATGGTGCAACGCAAGAACGCTACGCGATCGCCTTTCCCAAAGGGTCGCCCTACCGTGATCGATTCAATCGTGAAATCCGTCGCTTAAGAGACAGTGGTGAGTTAACTTTAATGCTAAGGCGCTGGTTTGCTGCCCAACAATAA
- a CDS encoding aminopeptidase P N-terminal domain-containing protein yields the protein MAIALSEFVQRREQLLSKIGSGVAVFRSAPHAVMHNDVEYRYRQDSDFYYLTGLDEPESIAVLAPNHEHKFVLFVRPRDPAQETWVGYRLGVEGAKEKLGADAVFSIADLDKELPKLLETGDRLYYHLGRDRAFNERMLQFYQQQLALYPRRGYGPTGIADPGPLLHGLRQVKSPAEVEQLRQAIAIAVEAHDRARAIAAPGVWEYEVEAAIEGCFRQRGAQGAAYPSIVATGANACILHYIDNNQQLQDGDLLLIDAGCSTGYYNSDLTRTFPVNGRFSDEQRALYAIVLEAQKQAIAAVQVGAPYGNFHEAAVRTLIEGLLDLGLLQGDPAELYETGAYRPFYMHRTGHWLGLDVHDVGTYQYRDSWTTLAPGHVVTVEPGLYISPTIAVAEGQPEVPERWRGIGIRIEDDVLVQADGPEVLSAALVKEIADLES from the coding sequence GTGGCTATAGCCCTTTCCGAATTTGTTCAACGCCGTGAACAACTCCTCAGCAAAATCGGGTCTGGAGTAGCGGTTTTCCGCAGTGCTCCCCATGCCGTGATGCACAACGATGTGGAGTATCGCTATCGCCAAGACAGCGACTTCTACTACCTCACCGGACTGGATGAGCCCGAATCGATCGCGGTGTTGGCGCCCAACCATGAGCACAAATTTGTGCTGTTCGTGCGGCCCCGAGACCCCGCTCAAGAAACCTGGGTTGGTTACCGGCTCGGTGTTGAAGGAGCAAAGGAAAAGCTGGGGGCTGACGCGGTCTTTTCGATCGCGGATCTCGACAAAGAACTGCCCAAGCTGCTCGAAACCGGCGATCGTCTCTACTACCACCTCGGTCGCGATCGCGCTTTCAACGAACGAATGCTGCAGTTCTACCAGCAGCAACTAGCGCTCTATCCGCGGCGGGGCTACGGCCCTACAGGGATCGCAGATCCGGGGCCGCTGCTGCATGGGTTGCGCCAAGTCAAAAGTCCGGCGGAAGTTGAGCAACTGCGTCAGGCGATCGCGATCGCCGTTGAAGCTCACGATCGGGCACGGGCGATCGCCGCACCGGGCGTCTGGGAATACGAAGTGGAAGCTGCGATCGAAGGCTGCTTCCGGCAGCGGGGTGCCCAGGGGGCAGCCTATCCCTCGATTGTGGCGACGGGTGCCAATGCCTGCATCCTCCACTACATCGACAACAACCAACAGCTGCAGGATGGTGATCTGCTGCTGATCGATGCGGGTTGCAGCACCGGCTATTACAACTCCGATTTGACCCGGACGTTTCCTGTCAATGGCCGCTTTAGCGACGAACAACGGGCCCTCTACGCGATCGTATTGGAGGCCCAGAAACAGGCGATCGCGGCAGTCCAAGTGGGTGCCCCTTACGGCAACTTCCACGAGGCTGCCGTGCGCACCTTAATCGAGGGCCTTTTGGATCTGGGGTTACTCCAAGGCGATCCGGCAGAACTCTACGAAACGGGAGCCTATCGCCCCTTTTACATGCATCGCACCGGACACTGGCTGGGTTTGGATGTCCATGATGTCGGCACCTACCAGTACCGCGACAGCTGGACAACCTTGGCCCCGGGGCATGTCGTGACGGTTGAACCGGGACTGTACATCTCACCGACGATCGCGGTGGCGGAAGGTCAACCCGAGGTGCCGGAGCGCTGGCGGGGTATTGGCATTCGTATTGAAGACGATGTGCTCGTTCAGGCTGATGGCCCTGAGGTTTTGAGTGCTGCCTTGGTTAAAGAGATCGCTGACTTGGAGTCCTAG
- a CDS encoding 4-hydroxy-3-methylbut-2-enyl diphosphate reductase: protein MDTKAFKRALHQSDRYNRKGFGKTTDVSGALESAYQSDLIQSLRQNGYRLQRGEITIRLAEAFGFCWGVERAVAIAYETRQHFPQERIWITNEIIHNPSVNQHLREMSVEFIPCERGEKDFSVVDRGDVVILPAFGASVQEMQLLDEKGCHIVDTTCPWVSKVWNTVEKHKRGAHTSIIHGKYNHEETVATSSFAETYLVVLNLEQAQYVCDYILNGGDRDEFMTRFGKACSAGFDPDRDLERIGIANQTTMLKSETEAIGKLFERTLLKKYGPQALNDHFLAFNTICDATQERQDAMFQLVEEPLDLIVVIGGFNSSNTTHLQEIAIERQIPSFHIDAAERIGPGNRIEHKPLHTDLTTTEPWLPAGPLTIGITSGASTPDKVVEDVIERLFDLQRS from the coding sequence ATGGACACAAAAGCTTTTAAGCGGGCCTTGCACCAGTCCGATCGCTATAACCGCAAAGGCTTTGGCAAAACCACCGATGTCTCGGGCGCTCTTGAGTCGGCCTATCAAAGCGACTTGATTCAAAGCTTGCGCCAGAATGGCTACCGTCTGCAGCGTGGCGAAATCACCATTCGCCTCGCCGAAGCTTTTGGCTTTTGCTGGGGCGTAGAGCGAGCCGTCGCGATCGCCTACGAAACGCGTCAGCACTTTCCCCAAGAGCGGATCTGGATTACCAACGAGATCATCCACAATCCCTCGGTCAACCAGCATCTACGCGAGATGAGCGTCGAGTTTATTCCCTGTGAGCGGGGCGAGAAGGATTTTTCCGTCGTCGATCGCGGTGATGTCGTGATTCTGCCGGCCTTTGGGGCCAGCGTGCAGGAAATGCAGCTGCTCGATGAGAAAGGCTGCCATATCGTCGACACCACCTGCCCTTGGGTTTCCAAGGTCTGGAACACCGTCGAAAAACATAAGCGCGGTGCTCACACTTCAATCATTCACGGCAAGTACAACCACGAAGAGACGGTCGCCACCAGCTCCTTTGCCGAAACTTATCTGGTTGTGCTGAATCTGGAGCAAGCGCAGTACGTCTGCGACTACATCCTTAACGGTGGCGATCGCGACGAGTTTATGACGCGCTTTGGCAAGGCTTGCTCGGCCGGTTTTGACCCCGATCGCGATCTGGAGCGGATCGGCATTGCCAACCAGACAACGATGTTGAAGAGCGAAACCGAAGCAATCGGCAAACTATTTGAACGGACGCTGCTGAAGAAGTACGGCCCCCAAGCGCTCAACGATCACTTTTTGGCCTTCAACACCATCTGCGATGCCACCCAAGAGCGCCAAGACGCGATGTTCCAACTGGTTGAGGAACCGCTGGATTTGATCGTGGTGATCGGTGGCTTTAACTCCTCCAACACCACTCACTTGCAAGAAATTGCGATCGAGCGCCAGATTCCCTCCTTCCATATCGACGCGGCAGAACGGATTGGCCCCGGCAACCGGATCGAGCACAAACCGCTCCACACGGACCTGACCACGACAGAGCCCTGGCTACCGGCGGGCCCGCTGACCATTGGCATCACCTCCGGGGCTTCAACCCCCGACAAAGTGGTGGAGGACGTGATTGAGCGACTCTTTGATCTGCAGCGGTCCTAG
- a CDS encoding DUF1997 domain-containing protein: MTVSAFVLLLCRRAIVTLDSTPAFSTDPELICFSSRFQDEMEMYAPAEVVAHYLDRHEEWFRRCAEPMATTSIGKDAYAIVLGRYGSLGFEVEPQIGLELLPADQGVYRICTVPVPGYESQGYQVDFQASLSLDRLTHETEAPVTEATAVAWDLLLTVGIRLPRFIHVLPQKLVHSTGDHLLRQIVRQTSRRLTHRVQEDFHQQLNLPLPPRRHARF, encoded by the coding sequence GTGACAGTCTCTGCTTTTGTCTTGCTGCTGTGTCGCCGCGCGATCGTGACTCTCGACTCCACCCCCGCCTTTAGTACCGATCCCGAACTGATCTGCTTTAGCAGTCGGTTTCAGGACGAGATGGAGATGTACGCTCCGGCAGAGGTCGTCGCTCACTATCTCGATCGCCACGAGGAATGGTTCCGGCGCTGCGCCGAACCGATGGCCACTACCTCGATCGGCAAGGATGCCTACGCGATCGTGTTGGGGCGCTATGGATCTCTGGGCTTTGAGGTCGAGCCGCAGATTGGCCTTGAGCTATTACCCGCTGATCAAGGGGTCTACCGGATTTGCACTGTGCCGGTACCGGGCTATGAGTCCCAAGGCTATCAAGTCGATTTTCAGGCCTCGCTCAGCCTCGATCGCCTCACCCACGAAACCGAAGCACCCGTCACCGAAGCGACCGCAGTGGCTTGGGATCTACTGCTGACCGTGGGGATTCGCCTGCCGCGCTTTATCCACGTGCTGCCCCAGAAGCTGGTGCACAGCACCGGTGACCATCTGTTGCGGCAAATTGTGCGCCAGACCTCACGCCGCTTGACGCACCGCGTTCAAGAAGACTTTCATCAGCAACTGAATTTGCCGCTGCCGCCCCGTCGTCACGCGCGTTTCTGA
- a CDS encoding DegT/DnrJ/EryC1/StrS family aminotransferase, which yields MCSSSECPVTSIPAFNLTEQYRRIGAELETATAKVLASGGYIGGQTVADFEAAFAAAMGVTEAVGCNSGTDALHLALRALDIGPGDEVITSPFTFFASAEAISLAGATPVLVDIEPQFFNLDYRQIEAAITPRTKAIIPVHLFGHPAAMSEIMAIARAHNLRVIEDCAQATGATWQGQPVGSFGDCGCFSFYPTKNLGACGDGGLVTTKNPEVADRLRSLRQHGMRVRYYHDEIGLNSRLDALQAVILSIKLRYLDEWNQQRQAIAQRYGEAIAAIPGLVAPSVHADAVHVWHQYTVRVQACGDRSRCVSHPCDRQGLCRDWLQQQLQAQGIGSMIYYPVPVHLQQAYSQLGYKTGDFPEAERAAQEVLSLPMFPELNEDDQARVITALKDLAIAAVQS from the coding sequence ATGTGCTCTTCTTCAGAGTGTCCGGTGACGTCTATCCCCGCCTTTAATCTGACTGAGCAGTACCGCCGTATCGGTGCTGAGCTAGAAACTGCGACAGCCAAGGTCTTAGCCTCGGGGGGCTACATCGGCGGACAGACTGTTGCGGACTTTGAAGCGGCTTTTGCAGCGGCCATGGGTGTGACGGAAGCCGTGGGCTGCAATTCGGGCACCGATGCGCTGCATCTAGCACTGCGGGCATTAGACATCGGGCCTGGGGACGAAGTCATCACTTCGCCGTTTACCTTTTTTGCCTCTGCAGAAGCGATTAGTTTGGCGGGGGCCACACCCGTCCTAGTCGACATCGAACCCCAGTTCTTCAACCTCGACTATCGCCAGATCGAAGCAGCGATTACCCCGCGCACCAAGGCGATTATTCCCGTTCATCTGTTCGGCCATCCGGCGGCGATGTCGGAGATTATGGCGATTGCCCGAGCCCACAATCTGCGCGTGATTGAGGATTGTGCCCAAGCGACGGGAGCAACTTGGCAGGGTCAGCCGGTTGGCAGCTTTGGCGACTGTGGCTGCTTTAGCTTCTATCCGACCAAAAATTTGGGGGCCTGCGGCGATGGCGGCCTCGTCACAACCAAGAATCCTGAAGTGGCCGATCGCCTGCGATCGCTGCGTCAGCATGGCATGCGGGTGCGCTACTACCACGATGAGATCGGCCTGAATAGCCGTTTGGATGCGCTGCAGGCGGTGATTCTCTCGATTAAGCTGCGCTACTTGGATGAGTGGAATCAGCAGCGCCAAGCGATCGCGCAGCGCTATGGCGAAGCGATCGCCGCGATTCCCGGTCTGGTCGCCCCCAGCGTGCACGCCGATGCCGTCCATGTCTGGCACCAATACACGGTGCGGGTGCAGGCCTGTGGCGATCGCAGCCGCTGTGTCAGTCATCCCTGCGATCGCCAAGGACTTTGCCGCGACTGGCTGCAACAACAACTGCAAGCCCAAGGCATTGGCTCGATGATCTACTACCCCGTGCCTGTGCATCTGCAGCAGGCCTACAGCCAGTTAGGCTACAAGACTGGCGACTTCCCTGAAGCCGAGCGTGCCGCCCAAGAAGTCCTGTCGCTGCCGATGTTCCCGGAACTCAACGAGGATGATCAGGCTCGGGTGATCACGGCTCTGAAGGATCTGGCGATCGCAGCCGTCCAGTCCTAG
- a CDS encoding Npun_F5749 family FMN-dependent PPOX-type flavoprotein translates to MLAPWRSPLARALHRNRAQPQSRYFQLATVTTEGKAANRTVVFRGFLEPNRLQLFTDARSAKLMQLAAGCEICWYFAKTREQFRIQGEIAAVTAADSGDLQAARQQLWQRLSLAARQQLYWPQPGAVWEEAAIASEVEDLDQLPENFVLLVIRPIAVDHLQLAPDPQERWSYWQHESDWRRQRLNP, encoded by the coding sequence ATGCTGGCTCCTTGGCGATCGCCCCTGGCGCGGGCGTTGCATCGCAATCGGGCTCAGCCCCAAAGCCGCTACTTTCAGCTAGCCACTGTGACAACTGAGGGCAAAGCTGCCAACCGCACCGTGGTCTTTCGGGGATTTCTGGAGCCAAATCGGCTGCAGCTGTTCACCGATGCGCGATCGGCCAAGCTGATGCAGTTAGCAGCGGGCTGTGAGATCTGCTGGTACTTCGCCAAGACCCGCGAGCAATTTCGAATTCAAGGTGAGATCGCCGCTGTGACTGCCGCAGATTCAGGCGATTTGCAAGCCGCCCGACAGCAACTCTGGCAGCGTTTGAGTCTGGCAGCGCGACAGCAGCTCTACTGGCCACAACCTGGAGCTGTGTGGGAAGAAGCCGCGATCGCCTCTGAAGTTGAGGATCTCGATCAGCTGCCAGAGAACTTTGTCTTGCTGGTAATTCGCCCGATCGCGGTCGATCATTTGCAACTGGCACCCGACCCCCAAGAACGCTGGTCTTACTGGCAGCACGAATCAGACTGGCGGCGGCAGCGCTTGAATCCCTAG